A single region of the Vicia villosa cultivar HV-30 ecotype Madison, WI linkage group LG4, Vvil1.0, whole genome shotgun sequence genome encodes:
- the LOC131596336 gene encoding F-box/FBD/LRR-repeat protein At1g13570-like isoform X2, with translation MGRKTKSTRQTMIDAEPDMISNLPGHVTDQILSCLSIREAVRTSVLSKIWKNKWYTLPNLVFDRHSVSESMLLKTVDHVLLVHSGPIKMFKFANDCPGLSEIFEIDMDRWILHLTRRSIKELVLEVWITKERYKLPWCLFTCQSLHHLKLKWCLLKPPKTFEGFRNLKSLELEGVRVAPDDFENLISGCPLLEKLKLIVLDRDGITQINIHAPNLKVFKIYGRFDGISLDNTFKLSRVVVDSWLDLISEDNESTLPGRPSNLLNFFDNRPHIKSLVIGSYFLKAHIEAHNVPLTPVSDGYSWEDVFSRPVTPIQVRHVTIDSISGFQPELDLIKFLLLYSPVLEKIIVKPLVNARVELLIELVRFKRASEEAEVIYEVQKSIWRS, from the exons ATG GGAAGGAAAACAAAGTCTACTCGCCAAACAATGATTGATGCGGAGCCTGATATGATTAGCAACTTACCAGGTCATGTAACAGACCAAATTCTGTCTTGTTTGTCAATTAGGGAAGCAGTGAGAACAAGTGTTTTATCCAAAATATGGAAGAACAAATGGTACACACTTCCAAATCTTGTGTTTGATAGACATAGTGTCTCGGAGAGCATGCTTTTGAAAACTGTTGATCATGTACTCTTAGTTCATTCGGGGCCAATCAAGATGTTCAAGTTCGCTAACGATTGTCCGGGTCTTTCTGAAATATTTGAGATTGATATGGATCGGTGGATTCTTCATCTAACCAGAAGGTCTATTAAAGAACTTGTTCTAGAAGTTTGGATAACCAAAGAACGCTATAAGCTACCTTGGTGTTTATTCACTTGTCAAAGTTtacatcatttaaaattaaagtgGTGTTTGCTTAAGCCTCCAAAGACGTTTGAAGGCTTCAGGAACTTGAAAAGTCTTGAGCTGGAGGGGGTAAGAGTGGCTCCAGATGATTTTGAAAACTTGATATCCGGTTGCCCCCTACTTGAAAAATTGAAATTGATAGTACTTGATCGTGATGGTATAACACAAATTAATATTCACGCCCCAAATCTCAAGGTTTTTAAAATATATGGAAGATTTGATGGTATTAGCCTTGACAACACTTTCAAATTATCTAGAGTAGTTGTTGATTCATGGTTGGATTTGATCTCAGAAGACAATGAAAGTACACTGCCGGGACGCCCTAGCAACTTGCTCAATTTTTTTGATAATCGACCTCACATAAAGAGCTTAGTGATTGGTAGTTACTTTTTAAAG GCACATATTGAGGCGCATAATGTCCCTTTGACACCTGTCAGTGACGGCTATTCTTGGGAAGATGTATTTTCGAGGCCAGTCACACCCATCCAAGTGCGACATGTAACAATTGATAGCATCTCCGGCTTTCAACCTGAACTAGATTTGATCAAATTTCTACTTCTCTATTCGCCTGTGCTAGAAAAGATAATTGTGAAGCCTCTTGTAAATGCCAGAGTGGAGTTGCTTATCGAACTAGTTCGGTTCAAAAGAGCGTCAGAAGAAGCTGAAGTTATTTATGAGGTTCAAAAGAGCATCTGGAGAAGCTGA
- the LOC131596336 gene encoding F-box/FBD/LRR-repeat protein At1g13570-like isoform X1, producing the protein MGRKTKSTRQTMIDAEPDMISNLPGHVTDQILSCLSIREAVRTSVLSKIWKNKWYTLPNLVFDRHSVSESMLLKTVDHVLLVHSGPIKMFKFANDCPGLSEIFEIDMDRWILHLTRRSIKELVLEVWITKERYKLPWCLFTCQSLHHLKLKWCLLKPPKTFEGFRNLKSLELEGVRVAPDDFENLISGCPLLEKLKLIVLDRDGITQINIHAPNLKVFKIYGRFDGISLDNTFKLSRVVVDSWLDLISEDNESTLPGRPSNLLNFFDNRPHIKSLVIGSYFLKYLAAGDFPVKLPTPCVDLSYLSLSINFNDLKEISAALFLLRSSPNLQKLEISAHIEAHNVPLTPVSDGYSWEDVFSRPVTPIQVRHVTIDSISGFQPELDLIKFLLLYSPVLEKIIVKPLVNARVELLIELVRFKRASEEAEVIYEVQKSIWRS; encoded by the exons ATG GGAAGGAAAACAAAGTCTACTCGCCAAACAATGATTGATGCGGAGCCTGATATGATTAGCAACTTACCAGGTCATGTAACAGACCAAATTCTGTCTTGTTTGTCAATTAGGGAAGCAGTGAGAACAAGTGTTTTATCCAAAATATGGAAGAACAAATGGTACACACTTCCAAATCTTGTGTTTGATAGACATAGTGTCTCGGAGAGCATGCTTTTGAAAACTGTTGATCATGTACTCTTAGTTCATTCGGGGCCAATCAAGATGTTCAAGTTCGCTAACGATTGTCCGGGTCTTTCTGAAATATTTGAGATTGATATGGATCGGTGGATTCTTCATCTAACCAGAAGGTCTATTAAAGAACTTGTTCTAGAAGTTTGGATAACCAAAGAACGCTATAAGCTACCTTGGTGTTTATTCACTTGTCAAAGTTtacatcatttaaaattaaagtgGTGTTTGCTTAAGCCTCCAAAGACGTTTGAAGGCTTCAGGAACTTGAAAAGTCTTGAGCTGGAGGGGGTAAGAGTGGCTCCAGATGATTTTGAAAACTTGATATCCGGTTGCCCCCTACTTGAAAAATTGAAATTGATAGTACTTGATCGTGATGGTATAACACAAATTAATATTCACGCCCCAAATCTCAAGGTTTTTAAAATATATGGAAGATTTGATGGTATTAGCCTTGACAACACTTTCAAATTATCTAGAGTAGTTGTTGATTCATGGTTGGATTTGATCTCAGAAGACAATGAAAGTACACTGCCGGGACGCCCTAGCAACTTGCTCAATTTTTTTGATAATCGACCTCACATAAAGAGCTTAGTGATTGGTAGTTACTTTTTAAAG TATTTGGCTGCAGGTGATTTTCCAGTAAAGCTTCCTACACCTTGTGTTGATCTAAGCTATCTTTCCTTAAGCATAAATTTCAATGACTTGAAGGAAATTTCTGCCGCTCTTTTTTTGCTCCGAAGCTCACCTAATCTTCAAAAATTAGAAATATCT GCACATATTGAGGCGCATAATGTCCCTTTGACACCTGTCAGTGACGGCTATTCTTGGGAAGATGTATTTTCGAGGCCAGTCACACCCATCCAAGTGCGACATGTAACAATTGATAGCATCTCCGGCTTTCAACCTGAACTAGATTTGATCAAATTTCTACTTCTCTATTCGCCTGTGCTAGAAAAGATAATTGTGAAGCCTCTTGTAAATGCCAGAGTGGAGTTGCTTATCGAACTAGTTCGGTTCAAAAGAGCGTCAGAAGAAGCTGAAGTTATTTATGAGGTTCAAAAGAGCATCTGGAGAAGCTGA